One genomic window of Motacilla alba alba isolate MOTALB_02 chromosome 3, Motacilla_alba_V1.0_pri, whole genome shotgun sequence includes the following:
- the RBM34 gene encoding RNA-binding protein 34: MRVRRGGAAPRPRAAAEGQAEQYVLGQVSGSLGAPAAPAAPLAHLFRAAAPPVLVPVPGGKKKRKRAEEGEKVSEEQSLSNLEEPPVKAKKARKKERSEAEKKLSQRENALEQADEEEDQKLFQSKVKQKKKASQAITKSVVNSATGATAKQQKRKSLAGEAADRRTVFVGNLPVSCTVQVLTSLFKKYGQIQSIRFRSLIPAEDTVSKKVAAIKHKVHPNAKSVNAYVVFKEECDAQKALKENGTEIASGFHIRVDTASRTKSSHDNKRSVFLGNLSYDIRDDAVREHFQDCGDVVGVRVVRDRTTGLGKGFGYVLFENTDAVHLALKLNNSVLMGRKIRVQRVTDKKKEQKSPDQSRAPKDRVDKKKKKEKSCSNDSFVGEKANPLKKSTKPKRLKTTPRSKAGKNKQSFDKKQSSKNAD; the protein is encoded by the exons ATGCGGGTCCgccggggcggcgcggcgccgcggccgcgggcTGCGGCCGAGGGGCAGGCGGAGCAGTACGTGCTGGGGCAGGTGTCCGGCAGCCTCGGggcgcccgccgcgcccgccgcgcccctCGCTCACCTCttccgcgccgccgccccgccggtgCTGGTGCCTGTGCCGGGG ggaaagaagaaaaggaagcgTGCAGAAGAAGGGGAGAAAGTGTCAGAAGAGCAGAGCTTATCCAACTTAGAAGAACCTCCggtaaaagcaaagaaagctaGAAAAAAGGAACGgtcagaggcagagaaaaaactGTCACAGAG AGAGAATGCTTTGGAGCAGGCAGATGAAGAGGAGGATCAGAAATTGTTTCAGAGCAAagtgaagcaaaagaaaaaggcttctcAAGCCATCACAAAGAGTGTTGTTAATTCAGCTACGGGTGCTACTGcaaaacagcagaagagaaaaagtttGGCTGGTGAAGCAGCAGACAGAAGAACGGTGTTTGTTGGAAACTTGCCTGTCAGCTGCACTGTTCAG GTACTGACATCTCTTTTTAAGAAGTATGGACAAATCCAGTCCATTCGCTTCCGGTCTCTG ATTCCAGCAGAAGATACTGTCTCCAAAAAGGTAGCAGCAATCAA GCATAAGGTGCACCCGAATGCAAAGTCTGTCAATGCTTACGTGGTCTTTAAGGAAGAATGTGATGCCCAGAAGGCTCTGAAGGA GAATGGAACAGAAATTGCTAGTGGATTTCACATCAGAGTTGACACTGCATCTAGGACCAAAAGTTCG cATGACAATAAACGATCTGTATTCTTGGGAAATCTTTCCTATG ACATCCGCGATGACGCCGTGCGGGAGCACTTCCAGGACTGCGGAGACGTCGTGGGAGTGCGAGTGGTGAGAGACAGGACGACGGGCTTGGGGAAAGGCTTCGGCTACGTCCTCTTTGAG AACACAGATGCCGTACATCTTGCTCTGAAACTCAACAACTCTGTTCTGATGGGAAGAAAGATACGAGTGCAGCGCGTAACGGACaagaagaaagaacagaaaagtcCAGACCAGTCTCGTGCTCCCAAGGACAGAGTTgataagaagaagaaaaaagaaaagagctgcTCTAACGATTCTTTTGTTGGTGAAAAAGCAAACCCATTAAAGAagagcacaaaaccaaaaagactaAAAACTACTCCTAGGAGTaaagctgggaaaaacaaacagtcCTTTGATAAAAAACAATCCAGTAAAAATGCTGATTAG
- the TOMM20 gene encoding mitochondrial import receptor subunit TOM20 homolog — protein sequence MMVGRTSAIAAGLCGALFIGYCIYFDRKRRSDPNFKNRLRERRKKQKLAKERAGLSKLPDLKDAEAVQKFFLEEIQLGEELLAQGEYEKGVDHLTNAIAVCGQPQQLLQVLQQTLPPPVFQMLLTKLPTISQRIVNAQCLAEDDVE from the exons atGATGGTGGGCAGGACCAGCGCCATCGCCGCGGGGCTCTGCGGGGCGCTCTTCATCGGATACTGCATCTACTTCGACCGCAAGAGGCGGAGCGACCCCAATTTCAAGAACCGGCTGCGGGAGC gaaggaagaaacagaagctTGCCAAAGAGAGAGCAGGACTTTCCAAG TTGCCTGATCTGAAAGATGCTGAAGCAGTTCAGAAGTTTTTCCTTGAGGAGATTCAGCTTGGAGAGGAATTACTAGCTCAag GTGAATATGAAAAAGGTGTTGATCACTTGACCAATGCCATTGCTGTGTGTGGGCAGCCGCAGCAGCTACTACAAGTTCTACAGCAGACTCTTCCACCACCAGTGTTTCAAATGCTTCTTACTAAGCTCCCTACAATAAGCCAG AGAATTGTAAATGCACAGTGCTTGGCTGAAGATGATGTTGAATGA